Proteins encoded in a region of the Devosia sp. RR2S18 genome:
- a CDS encoding calcium-binding protein codes for MTRALVHLANTQTLFRQTEPPLNPGGPTGPTPDTAPPTAPTISDGPTGVKSDQADLVMSGQAEALSTVKIYNGHDLIHTTTADSAGNWTWAIGKLDPKGPYSLSATATDSAGNVSSASQALTFAVNKLNYGPLFGTFGPGAGPIDGRGELYAGIGNPADGMSRSVAFLGPADIELALDVRLAGDPADVTYLTYDPGLATYWVNPGANVRFAYSAGVNDLNDDDTNVFDLSTFDFKLLIDTDAGLGTNFKSFTLLRQETGNPTANQENSPDEWVLDSDPSTIIRDDGGNGYVTQNIQALHWYNGTSALNAGANYQVKLQAFAKDTNIQISETSISVLGSNDWDHLGNPAGETLNGVQSGSPTFVDTLYGGAGNDDIFGYGGADYLSGGSGSDELYGGDGDDHLYGGSGNDLLHGGLGADQLLGQFGADRFTFGGQFDESTPTSMDTIRDWDSDDLIDLSAIDAVKTFAFRGQGNAVAEMEVRYYHENGNTYVIGQNTSSNSVVNHTKIEIIGLHNLEASDFVL; via the coding sequence ATAACCAGGGCCCTAGTCCACTTAGCGAACACGCAAACCCTGTTCAGACAAACCGAGCCACCTCTAAACCCAGGTGGGCCAACCGGCCCTACCCCGGATACAGCCCCACCAACCGCGCCGACTATAAGCGATGGTCCGACTGGCGTAAAATCCGACCAAGCCGACCTGGTAATGTCAGGACAGGCAGAGGCACTATCCACAGTCAAAATCTATAATGGTCACGACCTGATCCATACAACAACAGCCGACAGCGCCGGCAATTGGACTTGGGCCATTGGCAAGCTCGATCCGAAGGGACCGTACAGCCTTTCTGCGACGGCAACTGACAGTGCTGGGAACGTTAGCTCTGCCAGTCAAGCGCTGACGTTCGCTGTGAACAAGCTGAACTATGGGCCACTGTTTGGAACCTTTGGACCCGGAGCAGGGCCAATAGACGGCCGCGGGGAACTCTATGCTGGAATTGGGAACCCGGCTGACGGCATGTCTCGCAGTGTTGCCTTTCTGGGCCCCGCTGACATCGAGCTGGCGCTCGACGTGCGGTTAGCGGGCGACCCTGCTGATGTCACCTATCTCACTTATGACCCGGGGCTTGCGACATATTGGGTCAATCCAGGCGCGAACGTCCGCTTTGCCTACTCGGCTGGCGTTAATGATCTCAACGACGACGACACCAACGTTTTCGACTTGAGCACCTTTGACTTCAAACTGCTGATCGACACCGACGCGGGGCTTGGCACCAACTTCAAGTCCTTCACCTTACTCCGCCAGGAGACTGGCAATCCAACAGCCAACCAGGAGAACTCACCCGACGAATGGGTCCTCGATAGTGACCCCTCAACGATCATCCGCGACGATGGCGGCAATGGTTACGTGACGCAGAACATCCAGGCGTTGCATTGGTACAACGGCACCTCTGCCCTAAATGCAGGAGCCAACTATCAGGTCAAACTGCAGGCGTTTGCGAAAGATACAAACATCCAGATCTCTGAGACATCAATCTCAGTACTCGGCTCAAACGATTGGGACCATTTAGGAAATCCAGCCGGAGAGACCTTAAACGGGGTTCAGTCTGGCTCCCCGACCTTCGTCGACACCTTATATGGCGGGGCTGGTAACGACGACATCTTCGGGTATGGCGGAGCAGACTATCTATCCGGCGGCTCAGGTTCTGACGAGCTTTACGGCGGCGACGGGGACGACCACCTGTATGGCGGATCCGGAAATGACCTCCTTCATGGGGGCTTGGGTGCTGACCAGCTGCTGGGACAGTTCGGCGCCGACCGATTTACCTTTGGGGGCCAATTCGATGAAAGTACCCCCACTAGCATGGACACAATTCGCGACTGGGATTCTGACGATCTCATCGATTTGAGCGCAATAGATGCCGTGAAAACCTTTGCTTTCAGGGGACAGGGTAATGCCGTAGCTGAGATGGAAGTCAGGTACTATCACGAGAACGGAAATACCTACGTGATAGGGCAAAACACCTCCAGCAACAGTGTGGTAAACCACACTAAGATTGAGATCATCGGTTTACACAATTTAGAAGCATCCGACTTTGTGCTTTGA
- a CDS encoding IS3 family transposase (programmed frameshift), whose product MTRRPRRNHTPAFKAKVALAALKGEKTLAELAQQFDVHANQITQWRSQLLEGAADVFGGDARTEPSVPAVDVKTLHAKIGQLTLENDPFGRCAQQGGPAERKAMIDHDHDLPVSRQAQVLNISRSSVYYRPRPVSPSDLALMRRIDELHLDYPFAGARMLRDMLAREGLAVGRLRVSTLMKRMGIQAIYRRPNTSKPSPGHKVYPYLLRKLAVTQPNQVWAIDITYIPMARGFVYLTAVVDWFSRRVLSWRLSISMDVGFCIEAVEEAMRHHGAPEIFNSDQGSQFTSQAFTSLLRDNGIAISMDGRGSWRDNVFVERLWRSIKYEEVYLRAYDTVAEARASIGRYLAFYNGHRPHSSLDGMTPDEAYFNALLPIQAAA is encoded by the exons ATGACGAGACGACCCCGCCGCAACCACACACCGGCATTTAAGGCGAAGGTGGCCCTGGCGGCGCTCAAGGGCGAGAAGACCCTTGCCGAGTTGGCACAGCAGTTCGATGTGCATGCCAACCAGATCACGCAGTGGCGCAGCCAACTGCTTGAGGGGGCGGCTGATGTGTTCGGCGGCGACGCTCGCACCGAACCATCCGTCCCGGCTGTGGATGTGAAAACGCTGCATGCCAAGATTGGCCAGCTGACGCTGGAGAACGATC CTTTTGGAAGGTGCGCTCAGCAAGGCGGGCCTGCTGAGCGTAAAGCGATGATCGACCACGACCATGATCTGCCGGTGAGCCGGCAGGCGCAGGTGCTCAACATCAGCCGGAGCAGCGTCTATTACCGGCCCCGTCCGGTATCGCCCAGTGACCTGGCGCTGATGCGCCGGATCGATGAGCTACATCTGGATTACCCGTTCGCTGGTGCCCGTATGTTGCGGGATATGCTGGCGAGGGAAGGGCTTGCTGTCGGCCGGCTGCGCGTATCCACGCTGATGAAGCGCATGGGAATCCAGGCGATCTACCGCCGGCCCAATACCTCAAAACCGTCACCAGGCCACAAGGTCTATCCCTACCTCCTGCGCAAGTTGGCGGTGACGCAACCCAACCAGGTCTGGGCCATAGATATTACCTACATTCCCATGGCGCGCGGCTTTGTCTACCTGACCGCCGTCGTGGACTGGTTCAGCCGGCGGGTGCTATCCTGGCGGCTTTCGATCAGCATGGATGTGGGCTTCTGCATCGAGGCGGTTGAAGAGGCGATGCGCCACCATGGCGCGCCCGAGATCTTTAACAGCGATCAGGGCAGCCAGTTCACCAGCCAGGCCTTCACTAGCCTGCTGCGCGACAATGGTATCGCCATCAGCATGGACGGCCGGGGCTCGTGGCGCGACAACGTCTTTGTCGAGCGGCTCTGGCGCTCGATTAAGTACGAGGAGGTCTATCTGCGCGCCTACGATACCGTCGCGGAAGCGCGGGCCTCGATTGGTCGATACCTGGCCTTTTACAACGGCCACCGGCCCCACTCGAGCCTTGACGGCATGACTCCGGACGAGGCTTACTTCAACGCGCTGTTGCCAATCCAGGCAGCGGCATAA
- a CDS encoding DUF4214 domain-containing protein has translation MGEPEVGNEVSIEIARLYVSFFNRAPDPEGVQYWMNRYAEAVANGFGADLFLEEIADSFAQSPEAKAIYEQQADPGRAEIEAYITEAYQNMFGRTPDAEGLKYWADRWETEMAEGQPGVRVLFEIENAARGSTNQNDIDALNNKAEVAAKFTTDFISSGVTWTTEDFEKAQTIVDDVDHTDDSVQQANDQIDQYIEEQTGGSGPVEPTNRGGSGKLDSGISGFCA, from the coding sequence ATGGGGGAACCAGAAGTGGGCAATGAAGTCAGCATCGAGATTGCACGTCTCTACGTATCTTTCTTCAATCGGGCACCTGACCCGGAAGGTGTCCAGTACTGGATGAACCGATATGCTGAGGCAGTAGCAAACGGGTTTGGGGCCGACCTATTCCTCGAAGAGATCGCTGACAGCTTCGCCCAGAGCCCAGAGGCAAAGGCGATCTATGAGCAGCAAGCCGATCCCGGTCGCGCTGAAATCGAGGCCTATATCACCGAAGCCTATCAGAACATGTTCGGCCGCACGCCGGACGCCGAAGGTCTGAAATATTGGGCTGACCGCTGGGAAACCGAAATGGCTGAAGGCCAACCAGGCGTCCGTGTCTTGTTCGAAATCGAGAATGCCGCACGAGGCAGCACCAACCAGAATGATATCGACGCACTGAACAACAAGGCAGAAGTGGCGGCCAAGTTCACTACTGACTTCATCAGTTCCGGCGTTACTTGGACCACTGAAGACTTCGAGAAGGCCCAGACCATCGTCGACGACGTCGATCACACAGACGACTCCGTGCAACAGGCGAATGATCAAATCGATCAGTACATTGAGGAGCAGACTGGTGGTTCGGGGCCGGTGGAGCCGACAAACAGAGGTGGCTCGGGAAAGTTGGACAGCGGGATAAGTGGATTTTGTGCCTGA
- a CDS encoding helix-turn-helix transcriptional regulator, which translates to MTDLTPEANRAARAILKWSVRDLADNAGIAFSTVHRFETTGIATDTTRAKIIAAYAARQVEIIDQGGTGAMLVVAKGQEG; encoded by the coding sequence GTGACCGATCTCACGCCAGAGGCCAACCGGGCGGCTCGTGCCATCCTCAAATGGTCAGTTCGCGACCTCGCTGACAATGCCGGCATAGCCTTCTCGACGGTCCACCGCTTTGAGACGACAGGCATCGCTACCGACACAACCAGAGCCAAAATCATCGCGGCCTACGCTGCTCGGCAGGTCGAGATCATCGACCAGGGCGGGACTGGTGCAATGTTGGTGGTCGCGAAGGGGCAGGAAGGCTAG
- a CDS encoding Abi family protein — translation MIVDDLDKASEYLSRIGYYRLSGYFHPFRQRGVDADGRQILLDTYLPDTRFQWATDLYAFDKGLRLQLLDVLERVEIFVRTAIALQIGRYDPWAHRLPNILDPSFTSINPRSGKVPHTDWLARLDNKAVGSKEEFAVHFRSKYSTSHMPVWVAVELLDFGPLSIFLSGMKGRDIKAVASSCDVPRWDVFATWVRSLPVVRNACAHHARVWNKPLVDQPRLPPKGLMPMLDHVATSPYSNKRLYAACAVARYLLLKINPRTQWSDRLKAHLTTFPTNTYISPKTMGFPDRWEDLDLWK, via the coding sequence ATGATTGTTGACGACTTGGATAAGGCATCAGAGTACCTCTCCAGGATTGGGTATTACCGTCTCAGCGGCTATTTCCACCCATTTCGTCAGCGAGGTGTTGATGCAGATGGCAGGCAGATACTGCTAGACACATACCTTCCGGACACCCGGTTTCAGTGGGCCACGGATCTTTATGCCTTCGATAAGGGCCTGAGACTGCAGCTCCTCGACGTGCTGGAGCGGGTAGAGATTTTCGTCAGGACCGCCATAGCCCTTCAAATAGGACGATATGATCCTTGGGCGCACCGGTTACCCAATATTCTCGATCCGAGCTTCACGAGCATAAATCCACGCTCAGGCAAGGTCCCGCATACCGACTGGTTGGCGCGTCTAGACAACAAGGCCGTTGGTTCAAAGGAAGAGTTTGCAGTTCATTTCAGAAGTAAGTACTCGACTTCACATATGCCGGTGTGGGTAGCCGTGGAGCTCCTCGACTTTGGACCACTGTCGATTTTTTTGAGCGGGATGAAGGGGAGAGACATCAAGGCAGTGGCCAGTAGCTGCGACGTTCCGCGGTGGGACGTCTTCGCGACCTGGGTGCGATCGCTTCCGGTAGTGCGAAACGCTTGTGCGCACCATGCCCGGGTCTGGAACAAGCCCTTAGTGGATCAGCCGCGCCTCCCACCCAAAGGGCTCATGCCGATGTTGGATCATGTTGCTACGTCTCCATACTCCAACAAGCGATTATACGCGGCCTGCGCAGTCGCGCGGTATCTTCTGCTCAAGATCAATCCACGCACCCAATGGTCTGACCGTCTCAAGGCTCATCTAACTACCTTTCCCACAAACACGTACATCTCACCAAAGACCATGGGCTTCCCAGATCGGTGGGAGGATCTAGATCTGTGGAAGTAG
- a CDS encoding NUDIX domain-containing protein: MGEFADSYLGRLRAAVGTQLLLVPGVRIVLENAAGEVLLDLRADNNLWALPGGACEPGEAAMSSIAREVLEEAGVTLEDATPFGFASDPHWELNNYPNGDTSQNFCLMFTSTSFSGSPRPVDGEAKEYLWCAPEKLPAQMVPHHRRSVEAWLRWKEGGGFQLI; this comes from the coding sequence ATGGGTGAGTTCGCCGACAGCTATTTGGGGAGGCTGCGCGCTGCCGTCGGAACCCAGCTTCTGCTTGTACCTGGAGTGCGTATTGTTCTGGAGAATGCAGCGGGCGAGGTGCTGTTAGACCTGCGGGCTGACAACAATCTGTGGGCACTCCCCGGTGGCGCTTGCGAGCCTGGCGAAGCTGCAATGTCGTCAATCGCCCGTGAGGTTCTGGAAGAAGCGGGGGTAACTCTTGAAGATGCCACGCCGTTCGGCTTCGCGAGTGATCCTCATTGGGAGCTAAACAACTATCCTAACGGAGACACGAGCCAGAACTTCTGCCTCATGTTCACCAGCACGAGCTTTTCAGGCAGCCCGCGCCCGGTTGATGGGGAGGCGAAGGAGTATCTCTGGTGCGCCCCGGAGAAGCTGCCTGCGCAGATGGTGCCACATCACCGCCGATCAGTGGAGGCGTGGTTGCGGTGGAAGGAAGGTGGCGGATTTCAGCTTATTTGA
- a CDS encoding thermonuclease family protein, whose product MLIQLRVGACALLMSVLPAAAQQPQLDMCNGRPNTSDKTCLVDGDTLWLHGENIRLKDFDTPEPQSSICGGDQEKALASMASMRMLELLNGNDWTIEYFGYDSTSSRRRLATIRIGGEDVGDILINERLARRWPDGEEWWCN is encoded by the coding sequence ATGTTGATACAACTGCGCGTAGGCGCCTGTGCGCTGCTCATGTCTGTCCTACCGGCTGCCGCCCAGCAGCCGCAGCTCGACATGTGCAACGGTCGACCAAACACCTCTGACAAGACCTGCCTAGTGGACGGAGACACGCTCTGGCTCCATGGCGAGAACATTCGGCTCAAGGACTTCGATACGCCAGAGCCGCAAAGCAGCATCTGTGGCGGTGATCAGGAGAAGGCACTGGCCTCGATGGCAAGCATGCGGATGCTGGAGTTGCTCAACGGTAACGACTGGACGATTGAGTACTTCGGCTACGACAGCACCAGCAGCAGGCGCCGCCTGGCCACGATCCGCATAGGTGGAGAGGACGTCGGGGACATCCTGATCAATGAGCGCTTAGCGCGCCGCTGGCCGGATGGTGAAGAGTGGTGGTGCAACTGA
- a CDS encoding MAPEG family protein has protein sequence MQLSIEAWCLFGGIILALVHLSAASFAFKAQVGNRYTVGARDEGLKPEGLAGRLDRAQRNFNETFPAFAAAVLLLLHLQSEGTFSAVGAALYLGGRILYLPLYAAGVPWLRTFSWNFATLGLVMVAVDTLM, from the coding sequence GTGCAACTGAGTATAGAGGCGTGGTGCCTCTTCGGGGGGATCATCCTAGCGCTTGTGCACCTCAGTGCCGCGTCGTTTGCCTTCAAAGCCCAAGTGGGAAACCGCTATACGGTTGGCGCACGTGACGAGGGGCTGAAGCCCGAGGGCTTGGCTGGGCGCCTTGACCGAGCGCAACGAAACTTTAACGAGACTTTCCCAGCGTTTGCAGCTGCGGTGCTATTGCTGCTTCACCTGCAGAGCGAGGGCACGTTTAGCGCTGTTGGCGCCGCGCTCTACCTTGGAGGAAGAATCCTGTACCTACCGCTCTACGCCGCGGGCGTGCCGTGGCTGCGGACTTTCAGCTGGAACTTTGCCACGCTTGGCTTGGTAATGGTTGCTGTTGATACTCTGATGTAG
- a CDS encoding SOS response-associated peptidase gives MCGRFTNEMTWEQIHALYKLSDSMFPVKSNLQPRYTIAPTQSVHFVHMNKQGNLELDEGRWWLVPWFAKELPTAAMFNARIETVDTSGAFREGFKSRRCLIPADGYFEWTKGQDGGKDPWLLQLPEAQPFSFAGIWARNDNLGITSCTIITAPAVPEIAEIHTRMPVIVEPHAHKDWLDTSIQGNDAKAVLLDNQVDSYLQFHRVGRSVNNSRYEGTDTKKPLVNSL, from the coding sequence ATGTGCGGACGCTTCACCAATGAGATGACCTGGGAGCAGATCCACGCGCTCTACAAGCTCTCCGACAGCATGTTCCCGGTGAAGTCGAACCTGCAGCCTCGGTACACCATCGCCCCGACCCAGTCCGTCCACTTCGTCCACATGAACAAACAGGGCAACCTTGAGCTCGATGAGGGCCGTTGGTGGCTGGTGCCGTGGTTCGCCAAGGAGTTGCCCACGGCGGCCATGTTCAACGCTCGCATCGAGACCGTCGACACCTCGGGTGCTTTCCGGGAGGGCTTCAAGTCACGGCGCTGCCTGATCCCTGCCGACGGCTACTTCGAGTGGACCAAAGGCCAGGACGGCGGCAAGGATCCGTGGCTGCTACAGCTGCCGGAAGCGCAGCCGTTCAGTTTCGCCGGCATATGGGCCCGCAACGACAATCTGGGGATCACCAGCTGCACCATCATCACGGCGCCGGCCGTGCCGGAGATTGCCGAGATCCACACGCGCATGCCGGTGATCGTTGAGCCGCATGCTCACAAGGACTGGCTCGACACCTCTATTCAGGGGAATGACGCCAAAGCCGTGCTGCTGGACAACCAGGTCGACAGCTACCTGCAGTTCCACCGGGTCGGCCGATCGGTCAACAACAGCCGGTACGAAGGCACTGACACCAAGAAGCCGCTGGTGAACTCGCTTTAA
- a CDS encoding response regulator has protein sequence MNPVVVLIAEDEELLSYTLSEAFIDAGYDVEVAHNGADAIALLEREHQRVKAVLADIRMAGKLTGWDVGHRARELSPTVAVVYMSGDSANEWPAKGVPNSIMLAKPFALDQPVTAVSTLLNHVPPTAQ, from the coding sequence ATGAACCCCGTAGTCGTGCTAATCGCCGAAGACGAAGAATTGCTGTCCTACACCTTGAGCGAGGCGTTCATCGATGCCGGCTACGACGTGGAGGTCGCACACAACGGGGCCGACGCCATTGCTCTGCTAGAGAGGGAGCATCAACGCGTGAAGGCGGTCCTTGCCGACATCCGAATGGCCGGTAAACTCACTGGATGGGACGTCGGGCACCGCGCCCGTGAGCTCTCGCCGACCGTGGCCGTAGTTTACATGAGCGGCGACAGTGCCAACGAGTGGCCAGCCAAGGGCGTGCCGAACAGCATCATGCTGGCGAAGCCGTTCGCCTTGGATCAACCGGTCACTGCTGTTTCGACCCTCTTGAACCATGTGCCGCCGACCGCCCAATAA
- a CDS encoding MFS transporter, whose translation MADVTTARNWMVPIIALFLATFAVGTSELIVAGVLPALAADFSVDIPTAGLLITGYALGVAVAAPILSLITTGLSRRFLLMGVMAVFVAATALCAVSDSFWMMLAARLLVASCHGLFFGVAMVIATRLAPSNRQNSAVSLIVAGVTLSAVLGIPLGTAIGNAYGWRTTFWLIAVAGVVAGVALFVLIPRLREAERRADSFAAELRAASRPAVLLCYGIIGLFTTGVFSFFAYLVPILTTAGGMPIGQVPWVLFGMGLAGFFGNLIGGRLGDWKSTPTMIGILALFIVLVLAMAMVVTQTWPLIAMLCLAWLVGFGFPAPVQARILKEAQEAPNFASTLISSAFNIGIAAGAAIGGAAIATGWGYGALPLMGVAFLVLALVGTLALAVLDRRTAAIAQPA comes from the coding sequence ATGGCGGACGTCACGACTGCGCGGAACTGGATGGTTCCGATAATCGCGCTTTTCCTGGCAACCTTTGCCGTCGGCACGTCCGAGCTGATCGTTGCCGGCGTGCTGCCCGCGCTCGCGGCTGATTTCTCCGTTGATATCCCGACCGCCGGCCTACTCATCACCGGCTACGCTTTAGGCGTCGCCGTCGCCGCGCCAATTCTTTCGCTGATCACCACTGGCCTGTCACGGCGATTCCTGTTGATGGGGGTCATGGCGGTCTTCGTCGCGGCGACCGCACTTTGCGCCGTCTCGGACAGCTTCTGGATGATGCTCGCGGCAAGACTGCTCGTTGCCTCCTGTCACGGCCTTTTCTTCGGGGTCGCCATGGTCATTGCGACGCGCCTAGCTCCCTCGAATCGCCAGAATTCTGCTGTCTCGCTCATTGTCGCCGGTGTGACGCTATCCGCGGTCCTGGGCATCCCGCTGGGGACGGCGATTGGGAACGCCTATGGCTGGCGCACGACCTTCTGGCTCATCGCCGTCGCGGGCGTGGTCGCCGGCGTCGCCCTGTTCGTCCTGATCCCCAGGTTGCGTGAAGCGGAACGCCGAGCCGACAGCTTCGCTGCCGAATTGCGGGCCGCGTCGCGGCCGGCCGTGCTCCTCTGCTATGGCATCATCGGGCTTTTCACGACCGGCGTCTTTTCCTTCTTCGCCTACCTCGTTCCGATCTTGACCACCGCAGGCGGGATGCCCATCGGGCAGGTCCCGTGGGTGCTGTTCGGAATGGGCCTTGCCGGCTTCTTCGGCAACCTCATTGGCGGCCGGCTGGGCGATTGGAAATCGACGCCGACGATGATCGGTATCCTCGCGCTTTTCATCGTCCTCGTGCTCGCGATGGCGATGGTTGTCACCCAGACTTGGCCACTGATTGCCATGCTCTGCCTCGCGTGGCTGGTCGGATTCGGCTTCCCCGCCCCGGTCCAGGCCCGCATCCTCAAAGAAGCGCAAGAGGCTCCCAACTTCGCCTCGACGCTGATCTCGTCCGCATTCAACATCGGCATCGCAGCGGGGGCCGCCATTGGTGGCGCCGCCATCGCTACCGGTTGGGGCTATGGCGCGCTGCCGCTGATGGGAGTCGCGTTCCTTGTGCTTGCACTGGTTGGCACGCTTGCGTTGGCGGTGCTAGACCGGCGAACCGCGGCGATTGCTCAGCCGGCATGA
- a CDS encoding YccF family protein produces the protein MRFAGNVIWFVLGGWYIALFWLVGAAVFAISIVGIPLTIAALQMARLSAWPFGKDVVHIRELDAQGVTPLTAVTGTVGFIANVVWACTFGALLFVSYLVAGVLCCLTIIGIPLGLQAFKLAGISFWPVGRRVVDSELAHVARQENARSKLARYRGAVA, from the coding sequence ATGAGATTTGCTGGCAACGTGATTTGGTTTGTCTTGGGTGGTTGGTACATCGCCTTGTTCTGGCTGGTTGGGGCTGCGGTCTTCGCGATATCGATTGTGGGGATTCCTCTCACAATCGCCGCGCTTCAGATGGCCCGGCTGTCTGCATGGCCGTTCGGCAAGGACGTGGTTCACATCCGTGAGCTGGATGCTCAAGGTGTAACGCCTTTGACGGCCGTGACAGGGACAGTCGGCTTCATCGCGAACGTCGTTTGGGCTTGCACGTTCGGCGCCTTGCTGTTCGTAAGCTATCTGGTAGCGGGAGTGCTTTGTTGCCTCACGATCATCGGGATTCCACTCGGATTGCAGGCGTTCAAACTGGCGGGTATCTCCTTCTGGCCTGTTGGCCGCCGAGTGGTCGATTCTGAACTGGCCCACGTCGCTCGCCAGGAAAATGCCCGGTCGAAGTTGGCCCGCTACCGAGGCGCTGTGGCCTAA